The following are encoded together in the Tripterygium wilfordii isolate XIE 37 chromosome 18, ASM1340144v1, whole genome shotgun sequence genome:
- the LOC119983695 gene encoding rRNA-processing protein FCF1 homolog gives MGRAKKGPKFATMKKLVTSKALKHYKEEVLNPNKKDLSKEKLPRNVPQTPSALFFTHNTALGPPYRVLVDTNFINFSIQNKLDLEKGMMDCLYAKCTPCITDCVMAELEKLGQKYRVALRIAKDPRFDRLPCAHKGTYADDCIVDRVTQHKCYIVATCDRDLKRRIRKVPGVPIMYITKHKYSIERLPEATIGGAPRF, from the exons ATGGGGAGGGCTAAAAAGGGTCCTAAGTTTGCTACCATGAAGAAGCTCGTCACCTCTAAAGCACTTAAACA TTATAAGGAGGAGGTGTTGAATCCAAACAAGAAAGATCTTAGCAAGGAAAAGCTTCCAAGAAATGT GCCACAAACTCCTTCGGCGCTCTTCTTCACTCACAACACTGCATTGGGGCCACCATATAGAGTTTTGGTCGATACCAACTTCATCAATTTCTCCATCCAGAATAAA TTGGATCTGGAGAAGGGAATGATGGACTGCTTATATGCAAAAT GCACTCCTTGCATCACTGATTGTGTGATGGCAGAGCTCGAGAAGTTAGGGCAGAAATACCGTGTAGCTCTAAG GATTGCTAAGGATCCCCGTTTTGATAGACTGCCTTGCGCCCATAAAGGGACTTATGCTGATGACTGCATTGTTGATAGAGTTACTCAG CATAAATGCTACATTGTTGCAACCTGTGATCGAGACTTGAAGCGAAGGATACGCAAG GTCCCTGGTGTGCCAATCATGTACATTACTAAACACAAGTATTCAATTGAACGATTGCCCGAAGCAACTATTGGTGGAG CTCCGAGATTTTGA
- the LOC119984809 gene encoding F-box/kelch-repeat protein At3g61590-like isoform X1, whose amino-acid sequence MNLKYREAEKLLIMEGETSWVNHCFDDTARDVAEFDSFSELSDEGNRETDVVSVDLILPDDLLERILAYLPIASIFRASSVCKRWHEIVSSTRFLWNFSHFLSQKPWYFMFTSSDEAVGYAYDPVLRKWYIIELPCIQAPNWFIASSCGLVCFMDNNSRSELHVCNPITKQCKKLLEPPGLKFPDYSALAISVNRISHGYTISIVKSKQVPGNFFQWDLSIHIYDSETAMWVTSLKEVSTGWRGGDESMICDGVLYFLIYSTGGGTPENRHGLITYNLSGRSSHGVLIKSFIPVPCPLTCGRLMNLKEKLVMVGGIGKPDRPDIIKGIGIWVLNGKEWQEVTRMPHKFFQGFGEFDDVFASSGTDDLIYIQSYGAPALLVYDMNQKHWKWSQKCPVIKRFPLQLFTGFSFEPRLETSP is encoded by the exons ATGAATCTGAAATATAGAGAAGCTGAGAAG CTTTTGATCATGGAGGGGGAAACGTCATGGGTCAACCATTGCTTTGATGACACAGCACGAGATGTTGCTGAGTTTGATTCATTTTCAGAACTCAGTGATGAAGGCAATAGAGAAACTGATGTGGTTTCTGTTGACTTAATTCTGCCGGATGACCTGTTGGAACGAATTTTAGCATATCTTCCCATTGCAAGTATATTTAGAGCAAGTTCTGTATGCAAAAGATGGCATGAGATTGTCAGTTCTACAaggtttttatggaatttttcGCATTTCCTATCACAGAAACCTTGGTATTTTATGTTTACAAGCTCCGATGAAGCAGTGGGATATGCTTATGATCCTGTTCTTCGAAAGTGGTATATCATTGAACTCCCTTGCATACAAGCACCCAATTGGTTCATTGCTTCTTCGTGTGGTTTGGTTTGCTTCATGGACAATAATAGTAGAAGTGAGTTACATGTCTGCAATCCTATCACAAAACAGTGCAAGAAACTCCTGGAGCCCCCTGGTTTGAAATTTCCTGATTATAGTGCCCTTGCAATCTCTGTGAATAGGATATCACATGGTTATACCATTTCAATTGTGAAGTCTAAGCAAGTCCCAGGGAATTTTTTTCAGTGGGATCTTTcaatacatatttatgattcTGAAACAGCAATGTGGGTGACCTCTTTGAAAGAAGTTTCGACTGGGTGGAGGGGTGGGGATGAGAGTATGATCTGTGATGGGGTGCTGTACTTTTTAATTTACTCAACTGGGGGTGGCACTCCAGAGAATCGCCATGGTCTAATTACGTACAATCTTTCTGGCAGATCTTCACATGGTGTGTTAATAAAAAGCTTCATTCCTGTACCTTGCCCTCTCACTTGTGGACGTCTTATGAACCTGAAGGAGAAGCTGGTAATGGTGGGAGGAATTGGGAAACCTGATCGACCTGACATAATCAAAGGAATTGGCATCTGGGTTTTGAATGGTAAAGAGTGGCAAGAAGTGACACGTATGCCTCACAAGTTTTTCCAAGGATTCGGTGAATTTGATGATGTTTTTGCTAGCAGTGGTACGGATGATTTGATCTACATCCAGAGCTATGGAGCCCCTGCTCTTCTTGTTTATGACATGAACCAGAAGCACTGGAAATGGTCACAGAAGTGTCCGGTGATAAAGAGGTTCCCACTCCAGCTCTTTACTGGCTTTTCCTTTGAACCTAGGCTTGAAACATCTCCATAA
- the LOC119984809 gene encoding F-box/kelch-repeat protein At3g61590-like isoform X2 — MEGETSWVNHCFDDTARDVAEFDSFSELSDEGNRETDVVSVDLILPDDLLERILAYLPIASIFRASSVCKRWHEIVSSTRFLWNFSHFLSQKPWYFMFTSSDEAVGYAYDPVLRKWYIIELPCIQAPNWFIASSCGLVCFMDNNSRSELHVCNPITKQCKKLLEPPGLKFPDYSALAISVNRISHGYTISIVKSKQVPGNFFQWDLSIHIYDSETAMWVTSLKEVSTGWRGGDESMICDGVLYFLIYSTGGGTPENRHGLITYNLSGRSSHGVLIKSFIPVPCPLTCGRLMNLKEKLVMVGGIGKPDRPDIIKGIGIWVLNGKEWQEVTRMPHKFFQGFGEFDDVFASSGTDDLIYIQSYGAPALLVYDMNQKHWKWSQKCPVIKRFPLQLFTGFSFEPRLETSP; from the coding sequence ATGGAGGGGGAAACGTCATGGGTCAACCATTGCTTTGATGACACAGCACGAGATGTTGCTGAGTTTGATTCATTTTCAGAACTCAGTGATGAAGGCAATAGAGAAACTGATGTGGTTTCTGTTGACTTAATTCTGCCGGATGACCTGTTGGAACGAATTTTAGCATATCTTCCCATTGCAAGTATATTTAGAGCAAGTTCTGTATGCAAAAGATGGCATGAGATTGTCAGTTCTACAaggtttttatggaatttttcGCATTTCCTATCACAGAAACCTTGGTATTTTATGTTTACAAGCTCCGATGAAGCAGTGGGATATGCTTATGATCCTGTTCTTCGAAAGTGGTATATCATTGAACTCCCTTGCATACAAGCACCCAATTGGTTCATTGCTTCTTCGTGTGGTTTGGTTTGCTTCATGGACAATAATAGTAGAAGTGAGTTACATGTCTGCAATCCTATCACAAAACAGTGCAAGAAACTCCTGGAGCCCCCTGGTTTGAAATTTCCTGATTATAGTGCCCTTGCAATCTCTGTGAATAGGATATCACATGGTTATACCATTTCAATTGTGAAGTCTAAGCAAGTCCCAGGGAATTTTTTTCAGTGGGATCTTTcaatacatatttatgattcTGAAACAGCAATGTGGGTGACCTCTTTGAAAGAAGTTTCGACTGGGTGGAGGGGTGGGGATGAGAGTATGATCTGTGATGGGGTGCTGTACTTTTTAATTTACTCAACTGGGGGTGGCACTCCAGAGAATCGCCATGGTCTAATTACGTACAATCTTTCTGGCAGATCTTCACATGGTGTGTTAATAAAAAGCTTCATTCCTGTACCTTGCCCTCTCACTTGTGGACGTCTTATGAACCTGAAGGAGAAGCTGGTAATGGTGGGAGGAATTGGGAAACCTGATCGACCTGACATAATCAAAGGAATTGGCATCTGGGTTTTGAATGGTAAAGAGTGGCAAGAAGTGACACGTATGCCTCACAAGTTTTTCCAAGGATTCGGTGAATTTGATGATGTTTTTGCTAGCAGTGGTACGGATGATTTGATCTACATCCAGAGCTATGGAGCCCCTGCTCTTCTTGTTTATGACATGAACCAGAAGCACTGGAAATGGTCACAGAAGTGTCCGGTGATAAAGAGGTTCCCACTCCAGCTCTTTACTGGCTTTTCCTTTGAACCTAGGCTTGAAACATCTCCATAA